GTATTCCTAGGTGCCCCAGAGCTATCAGATGCCAGCAATAAACATCCCATTGAAAACTGAGGGGGGTGGTTATTGAACATTTCTGTTGGGGTAGTGCCCAGTTCCCTCGTGCAGGGTGGGACCCACTGGGCCAGGCACCATACAGACATAAGAAatgactccctgccccaaagagttgacaAGCAAGAAGTGAGACAAACAAGTGGGCAGGGGAACAGAGAATAGGGGTAACAAATATAATAGGGTGTTTAGGACTGATGCTCTCTCTTTCTGGGTGTATGCACCAGGGAAGTGGGCCTGCCACAGCGGGAGCTGACCTTTGTTTCctcactgctacttttagccttGAAGGCTCATTGCTGCCAGCTATTGAGTCCCTGCTTACCGACTGTCTCAGGTATTATCCCTAAATAGAGGCTTCCAGCTTTGTCTACATTAACAAGTTAAGTGTAGTGGATTACTGGGTTTAccaaaactcatttcacttgAGGTAGCAGGTAGGACTCACAGCAGGGGCATGGAGGTGAAAGGTCCACTTCTTTGTTCCCTGACCATCCACCACTGGCTTCCAACAGGATTAGATGCTACCCATTAAATTACTCCTGTCAATGACAATCTCTTTGGCTTGGCTTGAGAAGTATAGCAGTGCAGTGTATTGACAGCCTTTAAATTAGGTCATCACCCACTTGTGCGGTGGACTGGCAGATTCATAGGCCTGAACAGTGGGATTGTATTAGTGCTAAATCTAGAGTGACTCCTATAagtagtaggtttcagagtagcagccctgttagtctgtatccgcaaaaagaaaaagaggacttgtggcaccttagagactaaccaatttatttgagcataagctttcctgagctacagctcacttcatcggatgcgtaagTAGTAGTAACCGTTTTAAGAAGGGGCTGTATTATACATGGGGAGGGAATTGTGCCCAGTGGTGAGAGCAGaagggattgggagtcaggactcctgagttctgttcctggctctgttatTGCTGTGTTGTgtagactttgggcaagtcacttcacctctctgtgcctctcaaACATGGGGCTATTTAATCAAAACTGGGTTATTTGGAAACCCTGTAGACTATGCAAGTGCTTCATTCAGAATGAAGCAGCATCTTAATCTGCTGGGTGGGAACTCCACATAGCCCTGCCAAAACCATCTAGGTGGCATCCAAACACCCCACACCCATTAATGCATTTACCCTTACAGTGCAGTAGGGAAATAGGGCCATCCCCGTTTCAGAGATAGGGAGATGAGGTGcagagagattcagtgacttgcctGACATCTCACAGGGaccctgtggcagaaccaggacctgaatccagatctcctgagtcccaggtcgCTGCCTTAGTGTCAAGACCATCCTTCTGCTTTAGATCCTCCCTAATTGTTTACACAGCCGAGGGGTGAGCAGGCGTCTGCCTGCAAGGTACTTTGCTTATGCTCCCGGTCACCTATTTATTGGATTCCACTATCTCCCAAAGATAGCAGGAGTTTAGTCCCTTAACCCTTTTAAGTTTGTGTAATTGGCTTCTCTGTCAGCAAATGAGCTCTCACTGCCTGGTGAGTATCACTACCTTGAAGGCTAGCAGGAGCTGAAGCATGGAAAAAAGACTACCGAATAACACCAGCTATGATTGACAGCTGTCATGCAGAGCATACATCCTCCTAGAACAGGAGCCGCCTTCCTAGGAAGCATATTTAATTTCATGATTGACTGTTAACGGTCACCATCTTCATTTGGGGAGCAGCATCTCCCAGTGACAAAGGGACCTTTCATTCTCCGCTTGCAGGCACACCCGCACCTCAGCCAGTCCTTCTAGACAGCCCCCAACATAAGGAAACAAGCGGGGTGCTACTAACACTGTCTATGAGCTTTCTTTGTGAAAACAAGGCTTTGCCCTGGGGCCTGTGCGCCTTGAGGATCCCATTGGATTTTCCCTCCAGTCTTAGATGATGGATATTTTAGGGTTTTCTGTAATGTCCAGTACCCCAGTATCTCAGCTAAATTAGATTTGCAGGTGAAGGCCCGTGTCTCATTCCCCTGGGGGAGAAGGCTCTGCCTGGGATAATGGGagacttattttttatttgttttgtcagGTCGCTTTCCTTTCTCCCCACGCCTTCCCATACACATTGGCTGTCCTGGGAAAGCAGTGTCACCCCCCCAGCATGACGGGGCTAGGGGAactgcgggcggggggggaaacTGTGGACGAATGTAAAGACGAGCTCTCCCCCGCCCCGGTCACGCAGTGACTTGGGGGCTGCGCCTCCTTCCCCGGGCGGGCTGTACGCTCCGGGCTCCTGTCCAGGGGCAAACAGCTGGAGCCAGCTGTGCGCAGCGGCTGGCGTTGATTGGCTCAGGCGCTGTGACATCACGGGGCTGGCTCGGAGGCTTTTAGCTCCCTCGCCGCCGCCCCTGCAGGAGTTTCCAGCCGCTGCTCCGGTCGCCGCAGCGAGGCGGTCTCGGTGGCGGGTCCCTGCCGGACGAGTAGGCTCCGATCCCGGGCTGCCCCGGCCCCTATGGCAGGTAaacgggctgggggctgcagggggaaggcGCGGCCGGAGAGCGAGCCGGGAAGGGCTGGGGACGTGCCGGGAAGGGGCGTCTCCCCGGGGATCCCCACGAACCTGGCTGCGGGGGCGCTGGGACCCCGCCGGCGAACTGGCCCGTGGGGATGGGAGAGACCCGGGGGACGGGGCGCGGCGggtgcccggcccggcccgctccCTTCCCCGTGGGAAGGACCCTGGTCCCTCGCCGGCCCCTGGAGCGTCTGCAGCGGGGCGAGCTCCCGGCGAGTAGCGCTGGCTGGCCCGGGGGTCCCCCGCCTCGCCTCGCCTCTCCCGGCGCTGGGGGCGGTCTCGGGCTGGGGCCGGCCCTCCCGCAGCGCCCGGCTCACCCTGTCCTTCTGCCCCGCCGCAGCCCGGAGCGCCCTGTAGCGCCATGGGGAACCAGCTGGCGGAGATCGCGCCCGCGCCGGCCTTCCTGCCGCACTTCCAGGCGCTGCACGTGGTGGTGATCGGGCTGGACGCGGCCGGCAAGACCTCGCTGCTCTACCGGCTGAAGTTCAAGGAGTTCGTCAAGAGCGCGCCCACCAAGGGCTTCAACATGGAGAAGATCCGGGTGCCGCTGGGGGGCTCCCGCGCCATCGCCTTCCAGGTGTGGGACGTGGGCGGCCAGGAGAAGCTGCGGCCCCTCTGGAAGTCCTACACCCGCCGCACGGACGGGCTGGTCTTCGTGGTGGACTCGGCGGAGGGGGAGCGCATGGAGGAGGCCCGGGTGGAGCTCCACAGGATCACCCGGACGTCGGAGAACCAGGGCGTCCCCGTGCTGCTCCTGGCCAACAAGCAGGACCTGCCGGGCGCGCTGTCGGCCTCCGAGGTGGAGAAGCTGCTGGCCCTGCACGAACTGAGCGCCTCCACCCTCAGCTACGCCCAGGGCTGCAGCGCGGTGGACGGGCTGggcctgcagcaggggctggagaaGCTCTACGAAATGATCCTCAAGAGGAAGAAAATGCTGCGACACAGCAAGAAGAAGCGATGAGCAGCCCCCCgggcctgccccggccccacccagCTGCCAGGGCATTGCTGGTTGGGTGCGGGGTGAGCGGCTCCAGTGCCAGGCCTGGCTCACCCCAGCGTGGCTAAATCGCCCATGTAGACGAGGACTTTGTTAAGGGACAGCACCCTCTGGGGGATGTGTGTGCCTGCCCCGTGAATCTGACTCCAGGATTTGGGATGGCTCCAATGGGAGTGTGCTATAGGGACTGGTCTGGACCTGTGCCCGCCGGCCGACAGGACACACGGAGCGCCACAGCCAGACTGAGAGCAATGGCCCCTGATGTGTCCAAATCAAATTTAAAGAAGAGGTAGGGTGGGGTTAGGAGACTGCAACTTGATGGCAACCTGCATTAGGTGAAAACACTGCAAGTGGGTTTTCTAGGCGTGTGGGTGTTCATTTCCATCATTGCTACaggacaggtgggggaggggaatctttGTATtactgggttgttgttttttataaaccacgtgtgtttggtttttttgtaggaACTAAACATAAGTTATTAAACAGAGAGATTGGATAGCTGGGAGTGGCTTTGACTCTTCACTTTCATGCTGTCCGAGTTCATACTTTGTCAAGATTCCAGCTTTCACTTGGCTGGATCAGGACAAACGGTACATTGGGATCAAAGGCAGGACTGCCTTTTATTGAAACCTATGACCTCCGCTAAACAGTTGGCTGTCTTTAAGGAAAGAAGGCTTTTAAACATAAAGTAACAGAAATCTAATCTATCCTTGTCTCCATGCTAAGGGAGTGAGTTCTTGTGAGGGTCGAAAGAAACCAACCAAATCTctgcaaagaaaaggagtacttgtggcaccttagagactaaccaacttatttgagcatgagctttcatgagctacagctcacttcactaaTGAATAGTAACAAAATCACAATCCAATCGTTTTTTTTCCGGGGTGGTaagcccttgcagctcccatacTGCATAAAACTGCAAATGCCAGCATGTATCTGGAGTTTTATAACTAGTGATGATACAGATTCAGCAAAGGAGGGATATTAAACCTGGCTGTAGGTTTAAACCAGTCTTGAACTACTGGAGACCAGGATGAGCCctgatgtgggggctgggaggaagcAAATTATTTCACTCTGCTACTGTGGGTGTCCTACCTTCCTCTCCAGCATTTGGTGTTGGTCACTGGACCAGATCGAGTGTGGCAATTCCTACTGCTCTGTCAATGGTAAATCTCAAAAGTTGCTCCCCTGAAACTCTAGACCAAAGTCACCTTTTGAAGTGCCCTGTATGGAGTTGAGTAGGTGTCATGGGTGAAAATGAGCTAGGAGCCTTTAAGTAACTGTGAAAAGCCCAAGTCTTCTTCCTTCCCTCACACCCAACTGGCTGGGATCAGATGTGCTACCCTGGGTCCCTTCCTTGTAGCAGCTGGGCTGTTCACAGGCTATAAACACCACTGGTGCTCCAGAGGGGGGAGATCctatcttattggaccaacttctgttggggaaagagagacacttttgagagttctgtgtagcttgtctctcaccaacagaagttggtccaataaaatatattccctcccccaccttaaCAACACTGCAGCCTAACACCTAGCAATTCTAATTGTACAAAGGTGACAACAAACTTGGTTGCTGTCACAGGaactggagggctgggggaggaataCGCAGGACAGCTCCATTCCTGTGAACACAAGATGTTCCTACCCCCACTCCTTTAACAATAGGGTGGTAAATGCAGCCATTGCGGAGGGCGTTAGCCCCAAAGGTGACCCGGAGTAAAAATGTGTCTTGGGTGCCACACGAGTTTGGATAAATATTGACCAGTTTGGATAAATATTGAC
The DNA window shown above is from Chelonia mydas isolate rCheMyd1 chromosome 27, rCheMyd1.pri.v2, whole genome shotgun sequence and carries:
- the ARL4D gene encoding ADP-ribosylation factor-like protein 4D, whose product is MGNQLAEIAPAPAFLPHFQALHVVVIGLDAAGKTSLLYRLKFKEFVKSAPTKGFNMEKIRVPLGGSRAIAFQVWDVGGQEKLRPLWKSYTRRTDGLVFVVDSAEGERMEEARVELHRITRTSENQGVPVLLLANKQDLPGALSASEVEKLLALHELSASTLSYAQGCSAVDGLGLQQGLEKLYEMILKRKKMLRHSKKKR